The following are from one region of the Juglans regia cultivar Chandler chromosome 10, Walnut 2.0, whole genome shotgun sequence genome:
- the LOC109001893 gene encoding protein NSP-INTERACTING KINASE 1-like isoform X2 translates to MALRKEASLCFVAFLCFWASAYGLLSLKGVNFEVQALMGIKTSLKDPHGVLDNWDGDSVDPCSWTMVTCSAESLVIGLGTPSQNLSGTLSPSIGNLKNLQIVLLQNNNIQGPIPAELGKLSKLHTLDLSNNFFSGEIPTTLGHLRSLQYMRLNNNSLSGAFPMSLANMTQLAFLDLSYNSLSGPVPRFPAKTFNIVGNPLICPTGSEPDCNGTTLLPMSMNLNGSQTQPSSRPNSHKIALAFGLSLGCLCLMALGFGFLLWWRQRHHKQIFFDVKDRHHEEISLGNLKRFHFRELQSATNSFSNKSILGKGGFGNVYKGVLQDGTVVAVKRLKDGNAIGGEIQFQTEVEMISLAVHRNLLRLYGFCVTPTERLLVYPFMSNGSVASRLKGKPVLDWNTRKRISLGAGRGLLYLHEQCDPKIIHRDVKAANILLDDCCEAVVGDFGLAKLLDHQDSHVTTAVRGTVGHIAPEYLSTGQSSEKTDVFGFGILLLELITGQRALEFGKAANQKGVMLDWVKKIHQEKKLEMLVDKDLKSNYDRIELEEMVQVALLCTQYLPGHRPKMSEVVRMLEGDGLAERWEASQRVESTKCKPHEFSASDRYSDLTDNSSLLVQAMELSGPR, encoded by the exons atggCATTGAGAAAAGAAGCTTCTCTGTGTTTTGTGGCTTTTCTCTGTTTTTGGGCTTCTGCATATGGATTACTTTCTCTCAAAGGTGTAAACTTTGAAG TGCAAGCTTTAATGGGAATAAAAACTTCTTTAAAGGATCCCCATGGTGTCCTTGATAATTGGGATGGCGACTCTGTTGATCCATGTAGCTGGACCATGGTTACCTGTTCTGCTGAGAGCCTAGTCATTGGCCT GGGTACTCCTAGCCAGAATTTATCCGGTACTCTATCTCCAAGTATAGGCAATCTGAAAAATCTTCAGATTGT GCTTTTACAGAACAACAACATTCAAGGACCAATCCCTGCAGAGCTTGGAAAGCTCTCAAAGCTTCACACACTGGATCTTTCGAATAACTTCTTCAGTGGGGAAATTCCTACAACTCTGGGTCATCTGAGAAGCCTCCAATACAT GAGACTTAACAATAACAGTCTCTCGGGAGCATTTCCAATGTCATTGGCTAACATGACCCAGCTTGCCTTTCT TGATTTGTCCTACAACAGTCTGAGTGGACCTGTACCCAGATTTCCTGCTAAAACATTCAa CATTGTTGGGAACCCTTTGATATGCCCAACAGGCTCTGAACCAGACTGCAATGGGACAACACTCTTGCCAATGTCCATGAACTTGAATGGTTCACAAA CTCAGCCTTCTAGTAGACCTAACAGTCACAAAATAGCCCTTGCCTTTGGCTTGAGCCTCGGATGCCTTTGTCTCATGGCCCTGggatttggttttcttttgtgGTGGAGGCAAAGGCACCACAAACAGATATTCTTTGATGTCAAAG ACCGGCATCATGAAGAGATTTCCCTTGGAAACTTGAAGAGATTCCATTTCAGGGAACTTCAAAGTGCAACCAACAGCTTCAGCAACAAAAGCATACTTGGAAAAGGTGGTTTTGGAAACGTGTACAAAGGAGTTCTCCAAGATGGGACTGTTGTGGCTGTCAAGAGGCTTAAAGATGGTAATGCAATTGGAGGAGAGATTCAATTCCAGACTGAAGTTGAAATGATTAGCCTAGCCGTGCACCGAAACCTCCTCAGGCTATATGGTTTTTGTGTGACGCCCACAGAAAGGCTTCTAGTTTACCCATTTATGTCCAATGGCAGTGTTGCTTCTCGTCTCAAAG GAAAACCAGTCTTGGACTGGAACACTAGGAAGAGGATTTCCTTAGGAGCTGGCAGGGGACTATTATACCTCCACGAGCAGTGTGACCCGAAGATAATTCATAGGGACGTGAAGGCTGCAAATATATTGCTTGATGACTGTTGTGAGGCCGTGGTAGGAGATTTTGGCTTGGCAAAGCTTTTGGATCACCAAGATTCACACGTTACCACAGCAGTGAGAGGCACGGTGGGGCATATAGCCCCGGAATATCTTTCCACCGGTCAGTCCTCTGAGAAAACAGATGTCTTCGGATTTGGGATCCTTCTCCTAGAATTAATTACAGGCCAGCGAGCGTTAGAATTCGGCAAGGCAGCCAACCAGAAAGGTGTCATGCTCGATTGG GTAAAGAAAATCCATCAGGAGAAGAAGCTTGAAATGCTTGTGGATAAGGATCTTAAAAGCAACTATGACAGAATTGAGCTGGAGGAGATGGTTCAAGTGGCTCTTTTGTGCACCCAATACCTCCCAGGCCACAGACCCAAAATGTCTGAAGTGGTTAGAATGCTTGAAGGTGATGGTCTCGCCGAAAGATGGGAAGCTTCTCAAAGAGTTGAATCTACCAAATGCAAACCCCATGAGTTCTCTGCATCAGATAGATATTCTGATCTCACCGATAACTCTTCCCTACTAGTCCAAGCAATGGAGCTCTCTGGGCCAAGGtga
- the LOC109001892 gene encoding pentatricopeptide repeat-containing protein At3g02490, mitochondrial-like, producing MRHQWRLLLLGRHHLLRSQLHIHSHSSHFQVLSDPNLPSLHSLNSLFYCTAPQPISDSQFTNSTNTISSRLSSEPALEEKDSDHIVIADIFAKAMGVDDTRKELDLSDVVLSHELALRVLNRLESSPDAAKRFFDWVLESDSERLSSKSYNLMLGILGNYGFVNEFWDLVEAMKKKGYGISKGVQNKVLEKFGKDGLGSDIEKLRGVYASGSVDNSMEKVCSRVCKIVRSDVWGDDVERQLREFGVTFSSDMVKMVLQNVGVEPTKALIFFRWVEESGLFKHDKLTYNVMARVLGREDCIDRFWKVVDEMRSNGYEMEEETYVKVLGRFCKRKMTKDAVDLYEFAMAGARKPSVHCGTFLLRKVAVSKEFDMHLFSRVVRIFTQSGNVMTNSMLHAVLKSLTSVGRFRDCNKVLKAMKEGGFVASGHLQSKIVFKVSSSGKNDEASELLETLEKCGSNLDHGTWTSLIEGHCVAGNHDKASECFQKMVEKEGVSSAGNAFNILVNSYCQKNRAIDACMLLVGLVNVKQLKPCHNTYKELISKLLVQDGFKDALNLLGLMKNQGFPPYVDPFIKYVSKSGTGDDAIVFLKEMTSKRFPATSVFIRMFEAFFKAGRYTEAQNLLSKCPGFIRNHADVLNLFCSVNSRKGVSTANLAA from the coding sequence ATGAGACACCAATGGCGATTGCTTCTCCTCGGACGCCACCACCTTCTCCGATCTCAGCTTCACATTCATTCTCACTCCTCGCATTTCCAGGTACTCTCCGATCCCAACCTCCCATCACTCCACTCTCTCAATTCACTCTTCTACTGCACAGCTCCGCAACCCATTTCAGATTCCCAATTCACAAACTCTACGAATACGATTTCTAGTAGACTGTCGTCTGAACCAGCCCTCGAAGAGAAAGATTCGGATCACATAGTTATAGCCGATATTTTTGCAAAAGCTATGGGTGTCGATGATACTAGGAAAGAGTTGGACTTGAGCGATGTCGTGCTTAGTCATGAATTGGCATTGAGGGTTTTAAATAGGCTCGAGTCAAGCCCCGATGCAGCGAAGAGATTTTTCGATTGGGTTTTGGAGAGTGATAGCGAAAGATTGAGCTCTAAATCGTATAATTTGATGCTAGGGATTCTTGGTAATTATGGGTTTGTGAATGAGTTTTGGGATTTGGTTGAGGCTATGAAGAAAAAAGGGTATGGGATATCCAAGGGCGTGCAAAATAAGGTCTTGGAGAAGTTTGGAAAGGATGGATTGGGTAGTGATATTGAGAAACTGAGGGGTGTGTATGCATCGGGTTCAGTGGATAATTCAATGGAGAAGGTGTGTTCGAGGGTGTGTAAAATTGTTAGGAGTGACGTGTGGGGTGATGATGTCGAGAGACAGTTACGGGAATTTGGTGTTACATTCTCAAGTGATATGGTTAAGATGGTATTGCAGAATGTTGGCGTGGAGCCGACGAAAGCATTGATTTTCTTTAGATGGGTGGAGGAGAGTGGCTTGTTTAAGCATGATAAGCTGACTTATAATGTTATGGCCAGGGTGTTGGGGAGGGAAGATTGTATCGATAGGTTTTGGAAAGTtgttgatgagatgagaagcaATGGTTATGAAATGGAGGAGGAGACATATGTAAAGGTTTTAGGGCGGTtttgtaaaaggaaaatgacCAAGGATGCTGTGGATTTGTATGAGTTTGCCATGGCTGGAGCACGTAAGCCTTCGGTCCATTGTGGTACCTTTCTATTGAGGAAAGTAGCTGTCAGTAAAGAATTCGATATGCACTTATTTTCGAGGGTTGTGAGGATTTTTACTCAGAGTGGGAATGTGATGACAAATTCTATGCTTCATGCCGTTCTCAAGTCTTTAACCAGCGTTGGTAGATTTAGAGACTGCAATAAGGTTTTGAAAGCAATGAAGGAAGGTGGGTTTGTGGCTAGCGGTCATTTACAGAGTAAAATTGTGTTCAAGGTTAGTAGTTCTGGCAAAAATGATGAGGCAAGTGAACTGTTGGAGACTTTGGAAAAATGTGGATCCAATCTTGATCACGGGACATGGACTTCTCTCATAGAGGGACATTGTGTGGCTGGCAATCATGACAAGGCTTCTGAGTGTTTCCAAAAGATGGTTGAGAAGGAGGGAGTCTCTTCCGCTGGTAATGCATTTAACATTTTGGTAAATTCTTATTGCCAAAAGAACAGGGCAATAGACGCATGCATGCTTCTCGTTGGTCTGGTCAATGTAAAACAGTTAAAGCCTTGTCATAACACATATAAAGAACTGATAAGCAAGTTACTGGTTCAGGATGGGTTTAAAGATGCTTTGAATCTTTTGGGGTTGATGAAAAACCAAGGATTTCCACCTTATGTGGATCCATTTATCAAGTATGTATCGAAGTCTGGAACTGGTGATGATGCTATTGTCTTTCTGAAGGAAATGACTTCGAAGAGGTTTCCAGCAACATCTGTGTTCATCCGAATGTTTGAAGCCTTCTTCAAGGCTGGAAGGTATACTGAAGCTCAAAATCTTCTTTCCAAATGTCCAGGATTCATTCGTAATCACGCTGATGTCTTGAATCTCTTCTGTTCCGTTAATTCTAGAAAAGGTGTGTCTACGGCTAATTTGGCTGCTTAG
- the LOC109001893 gene encoding protein NSP-INTERACTING KINASE 1-like isoform X1: MALRKEASLCFVAFLCFWASAYGLLSLKGVNFEVQALMGIKTSLKDPHGVLDNWDGDSVDPCSWTMVTCSAESLVIGLGTPSQNLSGTLSPSIGNLKNLQIVLLQNNNIQGPIPAELGKLSKLHTLDLSNNFFSGEIPTTLGHLRSLQYMRLNNNSLSGAFPMSLANMTQLAFLDLSYNSLSGPVPRFPAKTFNIVGNPLICPTGSEPDCNGTTLLPMSMNLNGSQTAQPSSRPNSHKIALAFGLSLGCLCLMALGFGFLLWWRQRHHKQIFFDVKDRHHEEISLGNLKRFHFRELQSATNSFSNKSILGKGGFGNVYKGVLQDGTVVAVKRLKDGNAIGGEIQFQTEVEMISLAVHRNLLRLYGFCVTPTERLLVYPFMSNGSVASRLKGKPVLDWNTRKRISLGAGRGLLYLHEQCDPKIIHRDVKAANILLDDCCEAVVGDFGLAKLLDHQDSHVTTAVRGTVGHIAPEYLSTGQSSEKTDVFGFGILLLELITGQRALEFGKAANQKGVMLDWVKKIHQEKKLEMLVDKDLKSNYDRIELEEMVQVALLCTQYLPGHRPKMSEVVRMLEGDGLAERWEASQRVESTKCKPHEFSASDRYSDLTDNSSLLVQAMELSGPR, encoded by the exons atggCATTGAGAAAAGAAGCTTCTCTGTGTTTTGTGGCTTTTCTCTGTTTTTGGGCTTCTGCATATGGATTACTTTCTCTCAAAGGTGTAAACTTTGAAG TGCAAGCTTTAATGGGAATAAAAACTTCTTTAAAGGATCCCCATGGTGTCCTTGATAATTGGGATGGCGACTCTGTTGATCCATGTAGCTGGACCATGGTTACCTGTTCTGCTGAGAGCCTAGTCATTGGCCT GGGTACTCCTAGCCAGAATTTATCCGGTACTCTATCTCCAAGTATAGGCAATCTGAAAAATCTTCAGATTGT GCTTTTACAGAACAACAACATTCAAGGACCAATCCCTGCAGAGCTTGGAAAGCTCTCAAAGCTTCACACACTGGATCTTTCGAATAACTTCTTCAGTGGGGAAATTCCTACAACTCTGGGTCATCTGAGAAGCCTCCAATACAT GAGACTTAACAATAACAGTCTCTCGGGAGCATTTCCAATGTCATTGGCTAACATGACCCAGCTTGCCTTTCT TGATTTGTCCTACAACAGTCTGAGTGGACCTGTACCCAGATTTCCTGCTAAAACATTCAa CATTGTTGGGAACCCTTTGATATGCCCAACAGGCTCTGAACCAGACTGCAATGGGACAACACTCTTGCCAATGTCCATGAACTTGAATGGTTCACAAA CAGCTCAGCCTTCTAGTAGACCTAACAGTCACAAAATAGCCCTTGCCTTTGGCTTGAGCCTCGGATGCCTTTGTCTCATGGCCCTGggatttggttttcttttgtgGTGGAGGCAAAGGCACCACAAACAGATATTCTTTGATGTCAAAG ACCGGCATCATGAAGAGATTTCCCTTGGAAACTTGAAGAGATTCCATTTCAGGGAACTTCAAAGTGCAACCAACAGCTTCAGCAACAAAAGCATACTTGGAAAAGGTGGTTTTGGAAACGTGTACAAAGGAGTTCTCCAAGATGGGACTGTTGTGGCTGTCAAGAGGCTTAAAGATGGTAATGCAATTGGAGGAGAGATTCAATTCCAGACTGAAGTTGAAATGATTAGCCTAGCCGTGCACCGAAACCTCCTCAGGCTATATGGTTTTTGTGTGACGCCCACAGAAAGGCTTCTAGTTTACCCATTTATGTCCAATGGCAGTGTTGCTTCTCGTCTCAAAG GAAAACCAGTCTTGGACTGGAACACTAGGAAGAGGATTTCCTTAGGAGCTGGCAGGGGACTATTATACCTCCACGAGCAGTGTGACCCGAAGATAATTCATAGGGACGTGAAGGCTGCAAATATATTGCTTGATGACTGTTGTGAGGCCGTGGTAGGAGATTTTGGCTTGGCAAAGCTTTTGGATCACCAAGATTCACACGTTACCACAGCAGTGAGAGGCACGGTGGGGCATATAGCCCCGGAATATCTTTCCACCGGTCAGTCCTCTGAGAAAACAGATGTCTTCGGATTTGGGATCCTTCTCCTAGAATTAATTACAGGCCAGCGAGCGTTAGAATTCGGCAAGGCAGCCAACCAGAAAGGTGTCATGCTCGATTGG GTAAAGAAAATCCATCAGGAGAAGAAGCTTGAAATGCTTGTGGATAAGGATCTTAAAAGCAACTATGACAGAATTGAGCTGGAGGAGATGGTTCAAGTGGCTCTTTTGTGCACCCAATACCTCCCAGGCCACAGACCCAAAATGTCTGAAGTGGTTAGAATGCTTGAAGGTGATGGTCTCGCCGAAAGATGGGAAGCTTCTCAAAGAGTTGAATCTACCAAATGCAAACCCCATGAGTTCTCTGCATCAGATAGATATTCTGATCTCACCGATAACTCTTCCCTACTAGTCCAAGCAATGGAGCTCTCTGGGCCAAGGtga
- the LOC109001891 gene encoding S-adenosylmethionine decarboxylase proenzyme-like: MESKGGKKNSSSSSKSLFYEVPLGYSIEDLRPAGGIKKFRSAAYSNCARKPSMALAMSAIGFEGYEKRLEVSFFEPSVCADPGGMGLRSLSKAQLDEILEPAECTIVASLSNHDVDSYVLSESSLFVYPYKAIIKTCGTTKLLLSIPAILKLADALSLAVKSVRYTRGSFNFPGAQSFPHRSFSEEVSVLDSHFSKLGLASKAYVMGGPEKSQKWHVYSASAELASQSSAVYTLEMCMTDLDRNRASVFYKTHASSAARMTEDSGIRKILPQSEICDFEFDPCGYSMNAIEGAAISTIHITPEDGFSYASFEAVGYHFQYVNLAQLLERVLACFQPAEFSVALHADVAGMELGSKFHLDLKGYHCEEKCSEMHGLGGSIVYHSFVRAECVGSPRSILKCCWSEDEKDNDVEEDN, from the exons ATGGAGTCCAAAGGTGGGAAAAAGAATTCCAGCAGTAGTAGTAAATCCTTATTCTACGAAGTTCCCCTCGGTTACAGCATCGAAGACCTCCGTCCTGCTGGTGGAATCAAGAAGTTCAGATCTGCTGCTTACTCCAAC TGTGCGCGGAAACCAT CAATGGCCTTGGCAATGTCTGCCATTGGGTTTGAAGGCTATGAAAAAAGGCTTGAAGTATCATTTTTTGAACCAAGCGTCTGTGCTGACCCTGGGGGCATGGGCCTCCGGTCTTTATCTAAAGCTCAATTGGATGAGATCTTAGAACCAGCTGAGTGCACTATTGTTGCTTCACTATCAAACCATGATGTTGATTCTTATGTTCTATCAGAATCTAGCCTTTTTGTGTATCCTTACAAAGCTATCATTAAAACTTGTGGGACAACGAAATTGCTTCTCTCTATCCCTGCCATCCTTAAATTGGCTGATGCTTTATCCCTTGCTGTAAAATCTGTGAGATACACTCGTGGAAGCTTTAATTTTCCTGGGGCTCAGTCGTTTCCACATCGTAGCTTCTCAGAGGAAGTATCTGTCCTTGATAGTCATTTTAGCAAACTCGGTTTGGCCAGCAAGGCATATGTGATGGGTGGCCCTGAAAAATCACAGAAATGGCATGTTTACTCAGCTTCTGCAGAGCTGGCGAGTCAGTCAAGCGCTGTTTACACTCTTGAAATGTGCATGACCGATTTAGACAGAAATAGGGCTTCGGTTTTCTATAAAACTCATGCCAGTTCAGCTGCTCGCATGACAGAGGATTCTGGTATCAGGAAGATTCTTCCCCAATCTGAGATATGCGACTTCGAGTTTGATCCTTGTGGATACTCCATGAATGCTATTGAAGGTGCTGCAATTTCTACAATCCATATTACACCAGAAGATGGTTTTAGTTATGCAAGCTTTGAAGCAGTCggttatcattttcaatatgTTAATTTGGCCCAGCTACTTGAGAGGGTTTTGGCTTGCTTCCAACCTGCTGAGTTCTCTGTGGCTCTGCATGCTGACGTTGCTGGAATGGAACTTGGATCCAAGTTCCATCTGGACCTGAAGGGCTACCATTGTGAAGAGAAGTGCTCTGAAATGCATGGGTTGGGTGGCTCTATCGTTTATCACAGCTTTGTCAGAGCTGAATGTGTTGGATCTCCTAGATCAATCCTGAAATGTTGCTGGAGTGAGGACGAGAAGGACAATGACGTTGAAGAAGATAATTAG
- the LOC109001835 gene encoding stress-induced protein KIN2-like, with protein MADNSQNLSFQAGETKGQAQEKASNMMDGVANVAQSAKESIQETGTQMKDKAQGAAGSVKNATGMNK; from the exons ATGGCAGACAATTCACAGAACCTGAGTTTCCAAGCTGGGGAGACCAAGGGCCAAGCTCAG GAGAAAGCCAGCAACATGATGGACGGGGTTGCCAATGTTGCTCAATCTGCCAAAGAGTCAATCCAAGAG ACTGGTACTCAGATGAAAGACAAGGCACAAGGAGCTGCTGGTTCTGTCAAGAATGCGACTGGCATGAACAAATGA